One window of Candidatus Tiamatella incendiivivens genomic DNA carries:
- a CDS encoding NAD(P)/FAD-dependent oxidoreductase, translated as MTVDTVIAGLGIAGARLAGLLSKAGLKVKAFDPDISYRKPCGEAVPINEYTKYIVSKYTGYRALIRRFKVVVDERTIYEEEFSNPLWYIIDKTRLVLSLRREAEDHGVELSYTPFKRTLNGEKTLTVDARGPFSRGSEGAVTVYRIIYRPQKQWPEDGILVEFDTRKLGFYWIFPSNPWENTVNAGGGFYELPKQYLLLKTVDKYINKKTGIKEIHSKAASLVRIKPKIKLWDDYSKSLNVGEAAGFLVSITGEGIRPGLLSADYLAMAILENLGDFNGIKEAYEEKAAGLVKETELSARLFETVEKANINERGRILSNVPKGFWRDYFKAKLTLPGIVLSALKEPSRGLRLLPYLFRLF; from the coding sequence ATGACTGTGGATACTGTTATAGCAGGACTAGGAATAGCTGGTGCTCGCCTGGCAGGTTTATTGAGTAAAGCAGGCCTTAAGGTTAAGGCATTCGACCCGGATATTAGCTATAGGAAACCATGCGGAGAAGCAGTTCCAATAAATGAATATACAAAGTATATAGTGAGCAAATATACTGGTTATAGAGCATTAATTAGAAGGTTCAAAGTTGTTGTAGATGAGCGAACAATCTATGAAGAAGAGTTCAGCAATCCTTTATGGTATATTATAGATAAAACAAGACTGGTTTTGTCGTTGAGGAGAGAAGCGGAGGATCATGGAGTAGAATTGTCGTATACTCCATTCAAGCGGACACTTAACGGGGAGAAAACGTTAACTGTAGATGCTAGAGGACCCTTTTCCAGAGGATCGGAGGGAGCTGTCACAGTATATAGGATTATTTATCGTCCCCAGAAACAATGGCCTGAAGACGGGATTCTAGTTGAGTTTGATACGAGGAAGCTAGGTTTCTACTGGATATTTCCCAGTAATCCCTGGGAAAATACTGTTAATGCTGGAGGAGGGTTCTATGAGCTACCTAAACAGTATTTGCTGTTAAAGACAGTTGACAAATATATAAATAAAAAGACCGGTATCAAAGAAATTCACTCTAAAGCCGCATCTCTTGTTAGGATAAAACCCAAAATCAAATTATGGGATGATTACAGTAAGTCCTTAAATGTAGGTGAAGCAGCTGGTTTTCTAGTGTCTATTACTGGTGAAGGTATCAGACCAGGGCTTCTAAGCGCTGATTACTTGGCTATGGCTATTCTAGAGAATTTAGGTGATTTTAATGGTATAAAGGAGGCTTACGAGGAAAAAGCAGCAGGTTTAGTGAAGGAAACAGAATTGTCTGCTAGGCTTTTTGAGACTGTAGAGAAGGCAAATATTAACGAGAGGGGGAGGATTCTTTCTAACGTGCCTAAAGGATTCTGGAGGGATTATTTCAAGGCGAAGCTTACGCTTCCCGGTATAGTTCTTTCAGCACTAAAGGAGCCGTCGAGAGGTTTGAGATTACTACCCTACCTCTTCAGATTGTTCTAA
- the apgM gene encoding 2,3-bisphosphoglycerate-independent phosphoglycerate mutase, with translation MVRKLAYIVLDGAPDGINAPRRVLSEAYKPNIDHLVSRSYCGIVYTVEKGVAPESDAATMSLLGYDPHKYYTGRGPLEALGAGLTLENKYEVALRANFATINPRTLEITDRRVGRNLSSKEAHELAKSVDGLKLVDGAGYARFKATIGHRGVLIVGHKKSKLSAMITNTDPAYGRKGLISIALKKFEAKLKLAEPMDDSSEAVLAAKLVNEFTLKAIELLDNHPVNKARVSRGLLPANAILSRDAGDQVPPMPPIGELTRLKWGAIVEMPVERGIARAASIGVIPVEVEGKNKKDLLKEEAELLTSNLEEYDAIYVHLKGPDEPGHDGDFYAKKKAVEMIDQYFFAEVKDYLLERNVSVIITSDHSTPWYLKAHSDDPVPLSILVPGKTGDGLRKLDEIECSKGSIGILEGGYNIIPTALELL, from the coding sequence ATGGTTAGAAAACTTGCTTATATAGTCTTGGATGGTGCACCTGATGGAATAAACGCTCCTAGAAGAGTTTTATCAGAGGCATATAAACCCAATATAGACCATCTTGTTTCCCGATCCTATTGTGGGATTGTATATACTGTAGAGAAGGGAGTGGCTCCGGAAAGCGATGCTGCAACAATGTCTCTGCTAGGCTACGATCCCCATAAATACTATACAGGTAGAGGTCCTTTAGAGGCGCTGGGAGCAGGTTTAACATTGGAGAATAAGTATGAGGTAGCCCTAAGAGCAAACTTTGCTACCATAAACCCTAGGACACTTGAAATAACAGATCGACGTGTGGGTAGAAATTTATCTAGCAAAGAAGCTCACGAGTTAGCTAAATCTGTAGATGGACTCAAGCTAGTAGATGGAGCAGGTTATGCTAGGTTTAAAGCAACCATAGGTCATAGAGGAGTCCTTATCGTAGGCCATAAAAAGAGTAAGCTAAGTGCGATGATTACCAATACAGACCCAGCTTATGGTAGAAAAGGACTGATTTCTATAGCATTAAAGAAATTTGAGGCTAAACTCAAATTAGCCGAGCCTATGGACGATTCTAGCGAAGCAGTTTTGGCTGCAAAACTAGTCAATGAATTCACTCTAAAGGCGATAGAACTACTGGACAATCATCCTGTTAACAAGGCACGTGTATCACGAGGACTACTTCCTGCTAATGCTATACTTTCCAGGGACGCTGGAGACCAGGTCCCGCCGATGCCTCCTATAGGCGAGTTAACCCGTTTAAAATGGGGGGCAATCGTGGAAATGCCTGTTGAAAGGGGTATTGCCAGGGCGGCTAGTATAGGGGTTATTCCAGTCGAAGTCGAGGGCAAAAATAAGAAAGATCTACTTAAAGAAGAAGCTGAGCTTCTTACTAGCAATTTAGAAGAATATGATGCTATCTACGTTCATTTAAAAGGTCCTGACGAACCTGGGCATGACGGAGATTTCTATGCTAAAAAGAAGGCAGTTGAAATGATCGATCAGTACTTCTTCGCAGAGGTGAAGGATTACCTGCTTGAAAGAAATGTGAGTGTGATTATAACGTCAGACCATTCTACTCCATGGTATCTTAAGGCACACAGTGATGATCCCGTCCCGCTAAGCATATTAGTTCCAGGCAAAACTGGAGATGGCCTTCGGAAACTCGACGAAATAGAATGCAGTAAAGGATCCATAGGAATATTGGAGGGCGGCTATAATATAATTCCAACAGCTTTAGAGTTGCTGTAA
- a CDS encoding class I SAM-dependent methyltransferase: protein MKVGWAVTEKGLGELWETVKEDLEKLVECYEKVNKVTSLGQISRLRRIAVGKAEVKRKTVLDAGAGPGYITAEALKQGAVIVFTLDPLERMIEEELRTLSDYSRVKYEPIQGVFEEMPLKDNSVDAVVSSFALRDAYDLERAVGEIARVLKPKGKVVILDFYKPESRTKAKLIELYLRVGFPILSILAGCAKPSLYTNLYKTYRKHLSGEEYVKLFRKHFRKVHIETRMFGVMILEASNKY, encoded by the coding sequence TTGAAGGTTGGCTGGGCAGTGACGGAGAAAGGCTTAGGAGAGTTATGGGAGACCGTTAAGGAGGATTTAGAGAAGCTAGTCGAATGCTATGAGAAAGTGAATAAGGTAACTAGTCTAGGGCAGATATCGAGACTTAGACGTATAGCTGTTGGAAAAGCTGAAGTAAAAAGGAAAACTGTACTTGATGCAGGAGCCGGCCCTGGGTACATAACAGCTGAGGCTCTCAAACAAGGCGCAGTAATAGTATTCACTTTGGATCCTTTAGAGAGGATGATAGAGGAAGAATTAAGAACTCTATCTGATTATTCCCGCGTTAAATACGAGCCTATACAAGGCGTGTTCGAAGAGATGCCGTTGAAAGATAATAGTGTAGATGCTGTTGTATCAAGCTTCGCTTTAAGAGACGCCTATGATCTAGAGCGGGCTGTAGGTGAAATAGCTAGAGTATTGAAACCTAAGGGAAAAGTCGTTATACTAGACTTCTATAAACCTGAATCCCGTACTAAGGCTAAACTCATAGAACTCTATCTAAGAGTTGGCTTTCCTATTCTTTCAATACTTGCCGGATGTGCAAAACCTAGCTTATACACCAACCTATACAAGACTTATAGGAAACACTTAAGCGGAGAAGAATATGTGAAATTGTTTAGAAAGCATTTCAGAAAAGTCCATATCGAAACCAGAATGTTCGGTGTAATGATTCTTGAAGCCTCCAATAAATATTAG
- a CDS encoding HD family hydrolase, which produces MDIVEIAGSLKWLARTGWMQRGVPSAIAENVSQHSFETAVIALDLAYRLNDYGITVDPLKASVLALIHDLAESVVGDIPKWSSSRMSGLKEELEASAVEGANLHASIKELFEEYNNESSLEASIAKVSDYVSTCIQARRYFSIGYGVNTIYSSMKDAAEMKASSCCPQIYDYIKYVCNNSKR; this is translated from the coding sequence ATGGATATTGTAGAGATTGCTGGTTCGTTGAAGTGGTTAGCAAGAACCGGGTGGATGCAAAGAGGGGTTCCTTCTGCTATAGCTGAAAACGTTTCTCAGCACTCGTTTGAAACTGCTGTTATTGCCTTAGATTTAGCTTACAGGTTAAATGATTATGGAATAACTGTTGACCCATTGAAGGCTAGCGTATTAGCGTTGATCCATGATCTTGCTGAATCTGTTGTGGGAGACATCCCTAAGTGGAGTAGTTCTAGGATGAGTGGTTTGAAGGAGGAGTTGGAGGCTAGTGCGGTTGAAGGGGCAAACCTGCATGCAAGTATCAAGGAATTATTTGAGGAGTATAATAACGAGAGTTCACTGGAAGCAAGTATTGCAAAGGTCTCTGACTATGTCTCAACGTGTATTCAAGCGAGGAGGTATTTCTCTATAGGCTACGGTGTTAATACTATATATTCTAGTATGAAGGATGCAGCCGAGATGAAGGCATCTTCTTGCTGCCCCCAAATTTATGACTACATTAAATATGTATGCAACAATAGCAAAAGATAA
- a CDS encoding GYD domain-containing protein — translation MPTFVVFSKLTDKGAETVFQKPVRVKEVNKELENMGVKVIQQYVMLGEWDFLNIVESPDEKTLLSALTNLNMRGTIRTATLRIIPVDEYIEAISRKKV, via the coding sequence ATGCCTACTTTTGTAGTCTTTTCAAAGCTAACAGATAAAGGAGCAGAGACAGTTTTCCAGAAACCTGTGAGAGTGAAAGAGGTAAATAAAGAGCTTGAGAACATGGGTGTCAAAGTTATCCAGCAATATGTTATGCTGGGCGAATGGGATTTCCTTAACATAGTAGAGTCTCCTGACGAGAAAACCCTCCTATCAGCCCTGACGAATTTAAATATGCGGGGTACCATAAGAACAGCTACTTTGAGGATAATCCCTGTAGATGAGTATATAGAGGCTATATCGAGGAAAAAAGTGTAA
- a CDS encoding Lrp/AsnC ligand binding domain-containing protein codes for MASAIVLINVEIGEEENAFNKLKEIPEVDEVYMVYGVYDLIAKVEAPDMTKLKEIIADKIRRMPAIRSTLTMMVVEGYKKG; via the coding sequence GTGGCATCCGCGATTGTACTTATAAATGTAGAAATAGGAGAGGAAGAGAATGCCTTCAACAAACTAAAGGAGATCCCAGAGGTAGATGAAGTCTATATGGTTTATGGAGTCTACGACCTGATAGCGAAGGTCGAAGCTCCAGATATGACTAAACTAAAGGAAATAATAGCTGACAAGATTAGGAGAATGCCAGCTATTAGAAGTACACTTACAATGATGGTTGTTGAGGGATACAAGAAAGGCTAA